The nucleotide sequence GCTCTCCGCCCAGCGCAAGCTCACCATTCCCTTCGTCAAGCAGACCCTCGGCTGGTAGACGCCGCGCCTGCGCACTGCCTCAGCGTCAGAATCCGTGATGCTGCGACCGGGTGGCACCGTTCTTGCTGCCTCTTTCTCATCATCCCTCTTCGAGGACACAAGGCATGAAGCGGCTAGACAAGCACCGGGAACGCATGCACGAACAAGCCAACTCGATCGGCAACTTCCTGGTCGAGGGCTTTCATTATCTGGGGCTGTTCGCCATCGGCGGAGCCATCGCCATTGCCTCGGTGTCGGCCTTCTTCGAGATGTTCGCCAAGGGCTCGGCGAGCGTCGATGATATCCTGCTGCTGTTCATCTATCTCGAACTCGGCGCGATGGTCGGCATCTACTTCAAGACCAACCACCTGCCGATCCGCTTTCTGCTCTACATCGCCATCACCGCGCTGACGCGCTACCTCATCGGTGATGTCTCCCACCACAAGGCCCCCGATATCGGCCTGCTCTACCTCTGCGGCGGCATCTTCTTCCTCGCCCTCTCGGTACTCGCCGTACGCTTCGCCTCCTACAAATACCCCTCCAGCAAAGCCATCGACCCGATGGGCGGCACGGTAGGGGACGAGGACTCGACGCGATAAGCCCGTATTTTAGTAGCTCCTGACAACAAAAA is from Cobetia marina and encodes:
- a CDS encoding phosphate-starvation-inducible protein PsiE, with protein sequence MKRLDKHRERMHEQANSIGNFLVEGFHYLGLFAIGGAIAIASVSAFFEMFAKGSASVDDILLLFIYLELGAMVGIYFKTNHLPIRFLLYIAITALTRYLIGDVSHHKAPDIGLLYLCGGIFFLALSVLAVRFASYKYPSSKAIDPMGGTVGDEDSTR